In a single window of the Streptomyces cinnabarinus genome:
- a CDS encoding amino acid adenylation domain-containing protein codes for MSESFAELLPGPGDPAPAGAYGPVGDGPFPVPLPAGADLAAVVAGWAALLYHHTGRTEFGLAVEEERARPVVVRLAVEPALPWTRLRDTALRALERPEPCAGPVAGLPLLVVDGNDVLLRHDPAVSRSDAVARHAGHLGAVLAAALREPGTAVRELEPLSADERAALEDGSHDEVNPGRVERLFAERAAESPGRPAVVHGDSTLSYAELDHRAEVLASVLRAGGLRPGEPVALLLPREPGLVVAALAVLKAGGVYLPVDPDYPADRVALLLDDSGASRVVTSARVTGERPAGQVVVLEDLEEQGWSAVPDAVDAGELPGSEAPAYLMYTSGTTGRPKGVEVPHRGIVRVCRDTDYVPLDRSSRLAQIGATGFDASVWEIWGALLNGGTLHILDRETFLDVDALGPALAGQAVTTAFFTSALFHQLADEDPGVFRPLRDLLVGGDVVSAKHASAVLRACPGLRLTNMYGPTENVVFSTFQPVTEPVPARLPIGRPIRGTSAHVLNQDRRPLPVGVPGELYVGGEGMALGYHARPELTERAFVPHPFAPGRTLYRTGDRARLLPDGTIDFLGRVDHQVKVRGFRVEPGEVETALLGCTGVKSAVVLARRRPDSADSYLCAYLSGDGTLVPDEVREQARAALPPHMVPAHFMVLPALPLTTNGKVDRAALPEPDSGAAGADVAARDEVERALIELWEEILGVRGVGPGRTLQELGGTSLTATRIAARVARRFGIACPVSVVLRTPTLAALADFVRTAEPARGEGPRPGGAGERAPLSPQQHGIYVEQIKDPSGTEYNLPIVVDLPGDVDAAALRDTLAVLVARHEVLRTDIAPDEDGRPWQRVHDEPPVVLEEAVLPPGADPDGWTERWIRPFDPHRAPLWRAVLLRHADGARLVLDLHHLITDGYSLALLMTEWAALVRGAERLPQVELVHRDFARWATGPEGRHRAERQRGFWTGTFTPAPKPLDLPTDRPRPPVRRTEGNVVAFEFGAERSALVRELARTEGVTPFHVLLAAYTAFLGRVSAAEDVTVGVPVSGRHLPGVEAAQGMFVNTLALRVRPLAGLPFRAHLAEVARHALAAADHQDHGFADVVGLTGERDYSRHPLFDTLFAVQDTGLHQVDFLGGRPRWRPEVTRRTLFDLNLQIDDAPEGYSARWAYATALFLRPTVETFGSALLALLDAALAAPDTPLGELDRPAPSGPAVVAPDFDFDF; via the coding sequence ATGAGTGAGTCCTTCGCCGAGCTGCTTCCCGGGCCCGGCGATCCGGCTCCGGCCGGGGCCTACGGTCCGGTCGGTGACGGGCCGTTCCCCGTCCCGCTCCCGGCGGGCGCCGATCTCGCCGCGGTCGTCGCCGGGTGGGCCGCGCTGCTGTACCACCACACCGGGCGTACGGAGTTCGGCCTCGCCGTCGAGGAGGAGCGGGCCCGGCCGGTCGTCGTCCGGCTGGCCGTGGAGCCGGCCCTGCCCTGGACGCGGCTGCGGGACACCGCGCTGCGGGCCCTGGAGCGTCCGGAGCCGTGCGCGGGACCGGTGGCGGGGCTGCCGCTGCTGGTCGTGGACGGGAACGACGTCCTCCTGCGGCACGATCCCGCGGTGAGCCGGAGCGACGCCGTCGCCCGGCACGCGGGGCACCTGGGCGCCGTACTCGCCGCCGCCCTGCGGGAGCCGGGGACCGCCGTACGGGAGCTCGAACCGCTGTCGGCGGACGAGCGAGCCGCGCTGGAGGACGGCTCGCACGACGAGGTGAACCCGGGCCGGGTCGAGCGGCTCTTCGCCGAGCGGGCCGCCGAGAGCCCCGGCCGGCCGGCCGTCGTGCACGGCGACAGCACGCTCAGCTACGCCGAACTCGACCACCGCGCCGAGGTGCTGGCGTCGGTGCTGCGGGCTGGCGGACTGCGCCCCGGGGAGCCGGTCGCGCTGCTGCTGCCCCGGGAACCGGGGCTCGTGGTCGCGGCGCTGGCCGTGCTCAAGGCGGGCGGCGTCTATCTGCCCGTCGACCCGGACTATCCGGCCGACCGGGTCGCCCTGCTGCTCGACGACAGCGGCGCGAGCCGGGTCGTCACCTCGGCCCGCGTGACCGGGGAGCGGCCCGCGGGACAGGTCGTCGTCCTGGAGGACCTGGAGGAACAGGGCTGGTCGGCCGTGCCCGACGCCGTGGACGCGGGGGAGCTGCCCGGGTCCGAGGCACCCGCCTACCTGATGTACACCTCCGGAACCACCGGGCGCCCCAAGGGAGTCGAGGTCCCGCACCGCGGCATCGTGCGGGTCTGCCGGGACACCGACTACGTGCCGCTGGACCGGAGCTCGCGGCTGGCGCAGATCGGGGCGACCGGGTTCGACGCCTCGGTGTGGGAGATCTGGGGCGCGCTGCTCAACGGCGGGACCCTGCACATCCTGGACCGCGAGACCTTCCTCGACGTCGACGCGCTGGGCCCGGCGCTGGCCGGACAGGCCGTCACCACCGCCTTCTTCACCTCCGCGCTCTTCCACCAGCTCGCCGACGAGGACCCCGGGGTCTTCCGGCCGCTGCGGGATCTGCTGGTCGGCGGTGACGTGGTCTCCGCCAAGCACGCGAGCGCCGTGCTGCGGGCCTGCCCGGGGCTGCGGCTGACGAACATGTACGGGCCCACGGAGAACGTCGTCTTCTCCACCTTCCAGCCGGTCACCGAGCCGGTCCCGGCCCGGCTGCCGATCGGGCGGCCGATCCGGGGCACCTCGGCCCATGTGCTCAACCAGGACCGCAGACCGCTGCCCGTCGGGGTCCCCGGCGAGCTGTACGTGGGCGGCGAGGGCATGGCGCTCGGCTACCACGCGCGGCCCGAGCTGACCGAACGCGCCTTCGTGCCGCACCCGTTCGCCCCCGGCCGCACGCTCTACCGCACCGGCGACCGGGCCCGGCTGCTGCCCGACGGCACCATCGACTTCCTGGGCCGCGTCGACCACCAGGTGAAGGTGCGCGGGTTCCGGGTCGAGCCCGGCGAGGTCGAGACCGCGCTGCTCGGCTGTACGGGCGTGAAGTCCGCGGTCGTCCTGGCCCGGCGCCGCCCCGACTCGGCCGACAGCTACCTGTGCGCCTATCTCTCCGGCGACGGGACCCTCGTACCGGACGAGGTGCGCGAGCAGGCGCGGGCCGCGCTGCCGCCGCACATGGTGCCCGCGCACTTCATGGTGCTGCCCGCGCTGCCGCTGACCACCAACGGCAAGGTGGACCGGGCGGCGCTGCCCGAGCCGGACTCCGGGGCGGCCGGGGCGGACGTGGCGGCCCGGGACGAGGTCGAGCGGGCGCTGATCGAGCTGTGGGAGGAGATCCTCGGGGTGCGCGGGGTCGGCCCCGGGCGGACCCTTCAGGAGCTGGGCGGGACCTCCCTGACCGCGACCCGGATCGCGGCCCGGGTGGCCCGGCGGTTCGGGATCGCCTGCCCGGTGTCCGTGGTGCTGCGCACGCCCACGCTCGCCGCGCTGGCCGACTTCGTGCGGACGGCCGAGCCCGCGCGGGGCGAGGGGCCGCGGCCGGGCGGCGCCGGGGAGCGGGCGCCGCTCTCGCCGCAGCAGCACGGCATCTACGTCGAGCAGATCAAGGATCCCTCGGGGACCGAGTACAACCTGCCGATCGTGGTGGACCTGCCGGGGGACGTGGACGCGGCCGCGCTGCGGGACACCCTGGCCGTGCTGGTGGCCCGGCACGAGGTGCTGCGCACCGACATCGCCCCGGACGAGGACGGACGCCCCTGGCAGCGGGTGCACGACGAACCGCCGGTGGTGCTGGAGGAGGCCGTGCTGCCGCCCGGGGCGGACCCGGACGGCTGGACCGAGCGGTGGATCCGGCCCTTCGACCCGCACCGGGCGCCCCTGTGGCGGGCGGTCCTGCTGCGGCACGCCGACGGGGCGCGGCTCGTCCTGGACCTCCACCATCTGATCACCGACGGCTACTCCCTCGCGCTGCTCATGACCGAGTGGGCCGCGCTGGTGCGCGGTGCGGAGCGCCTGCCCCAAGTGGAGCTGGTGCACCGGGACTTCGCGCGGTGGGCGACCGGACCCGAGGGGCGGCACCGGGCGGAGCGGCAACGCGGGTTCTGGACCGGGACGTTCACGCCCGCGCCCAAGCCGCTCGACCTGCCGACGGACCGGCCCCGGCCGCCCGTGCGCCGTACCGAGGGTAACGTCGTCGCCTTCGAGTTCGGCGCCGAACGCAGTGCGCTGGTAAGGGAGTTGGCGCGCACTGAAGGAGTCACTCCCTTCCATGTGCTGCTCGCCGCGTACACCGCCTTCCTCGGGCGGGTGTCCGCGGCCGAGGACGTCACCGTCGGCGTCCCGGTCTCCGGCCGGCACCTGCCGGGCGTGGAAGCGGCGCAGGGCATGTTCGTCAACACCCTCGCGCTGCGCGTACGGCCGCTTGCCGGCCTCCCGTTCCGGGCGCACCTCGCCGAGGTGGCCCGGCACGCCCTGGCCGCCGCCGACCACCAGGACCACGGCTTCGCCGACGTCGTAGGACTGACCGGGGAGCGGGACTACAGCAGGCATCCGCTGTTCGACACGCTCTTCGCGGTCCAGGACACCGGGCTGCACCAGGTGGACTTCCTCGGCGGGCGCCCGCGGTGGCGTCCGGAGGTCACCCGGCGGACCCTGTTCGACCTCAACCTCCAGATCGACGACGCGCCCGAGGGCTACAGCGCCCGCTGGGCCTACGCCACCGCCCTGTTCCTGCGGCCCACCGTCGAGACCTTCGGCTCGGCCCTGCTCGCGCTGCTCGACGCCGCGCTCGCCGCACCGGACACGCCGCTGGGCGAACTGGACCGGCCCGCTCCGTCGGGCCCCGCCGTCGTCGCGCCTGACTTCGATTTCGACTTCTGA
- a CDS encoding amino acid adenylation domain-containing protein produces the protein MPRTDSAALLIPADSAPSAHCHALGVRLPGGTEPAALGRLLDEAARHWWPDRALPELAVRDVPFAADSDRAHRALQEELRRRPVPEGAPLGAVLLRYPDGAADLVLAAHRADLDARSLRLIAEVLDGRTAKETLAPQAAGPVAGPDTETLKRWAAADYSGRAEWATPEESAGEHTGTVVVDLDGGPADPLPALAVALGLVLGRYEGQEQPLVGVVGALPERPERALGAFDAGTLLALDLSGARSTGELVGEAGRVLDGGAGWCGRERYAELCEEAGGRPLAGVVTGAESSYLPCRSAPFPVTVAVEDGVRLVVRHRTAEVDAESAARLAGYVARVFRQLAGADLPLAEVELLGPEELASTVALGRPGRSLRWRPGRIDAAFAEQAARRPDAVALSCDGESLTYAELDARAGRFAAGLRARGTRPGERVGICLERTLDLVVTMLAVLKADAVYVPMDPAYPVERLAYTAEDAGLRTVVTTLDDFPARAGLGVVRPAELDGAEEAPAPPPRAAEEAAYVIYTSGSTGRPKGVVVPHRNVLALLAATRDDFGLGADDTWTLFHSSAFDFSVWEIWGPLLTGGRLVVVPYWVSRSPEDFRELLARERVSVLNQTPSAFAQLMEADRHGAEPLAVRLVVFGGEPLDARSLRGWLDRYPEERCRLVNMFGITETTVHVTAQTVTGREVAAGSRSVGPALPGWYLYVLDGQGRPVPVGVPGEIYVGGEGVALEYLGRPELTAERFLADPFAGGRMYRSGDRGRLLPDGRLEHLGRLDSQVKVRGFRIELDEIRNVLLDDPRVTAAAVVIGGDAAEDAAGVRIDAYVVLDGGTDTAAVRERAAGVLPSYMVPTTVTALSALPLTANGKLDARRLPEPAPPVAAPAPAGAGHDETTLAGRLAAVWESVLGVPVGGDDNFFALGGNSLHAMRVAAAMRERGMPALPIRELYLKPTVNALAAVLEGVDE, from the coding sequence GTGCCCCGTACTGACTCCGCCGCCCTGCTCATCCCGGCCGACAGCGCACCGTCGGCCCACTGTCACGCGCTGGGCGTACGGCTGCCCGGCGGCACGGAACCCGCCGCGCTCGGCCGGCTCCTCGACGAGGCGGCCCGGCACTGGTGGCCGGACCGGGCGCTGCCCGAACTCGCCGTCCGTGACGTGCCGTTCGCCGCCGACTCCGACCGGGCGCACCGGGCGCTCCAGGAAGAGCTGCGTCGTCGCCCGGTGCCCGAGGGGGCGCCGCTCGGCGCGGTGCTGCTGCGGTACCCGGACGGCGCCGCCGACCTGGTGCTCGCCGCCCACCGGGCCGACCTGGACGCCCGGTCGCTGCGGCTGATCGCCGAGGTGCTCGACGGGCGTACGGCGAAGGAGACGCTCGCGCCGCAGGCGGCCGGGCCGGTGGCCGGGCCGGACACCGAGACGCTCAAGCGCTGGGCCGCGGCCGACTATTCGGGGCGGGCCGAGTGGGCCACGCCGGAGGAGTCGGCGGGGGAGCACACCGGCACGGTCGTCGTGGACCTCGACGGCGGCCCGGCCGACCCGTTGCCCGCGCTCGCCGTCGCCCTCGGGCTCGTCCTCGGACGGTACGAGGGGCAGGAACAGCCCCTGGTCGGCGTGGTCGGCGCGCTGCCCGAGCGGCCCGAGCGGGCGCTCGGGGCGTTCGACGCGGGCACGCTGCTCGCGCTCGACCTGTCCGGGGCGCGCAGCACCGGCGAACTGGTCGGCGAGGCCGGGCGGGTGCTCGACGGCGGCGCCGGGTGGTGCGGCCGCGAGCGGTACGCGGAACTGTGCGAGGAGGCGGGCGGGCGGCCGCTGGCCGGTGTCGTGACCGGCGCGGAGTCGTCGTACCTGCCGTGCCGGAGCGCGCCGTTCCCGGTCACCGTCGCCGTGGAGGACGGGGTCCGGCTCGTTGTGCGGCACCGGACCGCCGAAGTCGACGCGGAGTCGGCCGCCCGGCTCGCCGGGTATGTCGCGCGGGTGTTCCGGCAGCTGGCCGGCGCCGATCTCCCGCTCGCCGAGGTCGAGTTGCTCGGACCCGAGGAGCTGGCCTCCACGGTCGCGCTCGGCCGTCCCGGGCGGTCGCTCCGGTGGCGGCCGGGGCGGATCGACGCCGCCTTCGCGGAGCAGGCCGCCCGGCGGCCGGACGCCGTCGCGCTCAGCTGCGACGGGGAGTCCCTGACCTATGCCGAACTGGACGCCAGGGCCGGGCGGTTCGCCGCCGGGCTGCGGGCCCGGGGCACCCGGCCCGGGGAGCGGGTCGGCATCTGCCTGGAGCGCACCCTCGACCTCGTGGTGACCATGCTCGCGGTGCTCAAGGCCGACGCGGTCTATGTGCCGATGGACCCGGCCTATCCGGTCGAGCGGCTGGCCTACACCGCCGAGGACGCCGGGCTGCGGACCGTCGTCACCACCCTCGACGACTTCCCCGCCCGCGCGGGCCTGGGCGTCGTACGGCCCGCGGAGCTCGACGGCGCGGAGGAAGCACCGGCGCCTCCCCCGCGGGCTGCCGAAGAGGCCGCCTACGTCATCTACACCTCCGGCTCCACCGGCCGGCCCAAGGGCGTGGTGGTCCCGCACCGCAACGTCCTCGCCCTGCTCGCGGCCACCCGGGACGACTTCGGGCTCGGCGCCGACGACACCTGGACGCTCTTCCACTCCAGCGCCTTCGACTTCTCGGTGTGGGAGATCTGGGGGCCGCTGCTGACCGGCGGCCGGCTCGTGGTGGTGCCGTACTGGGTGTCCCGGTCGCCCGAGGACTTCCGGGAGCTGCTGGCCCGGGAGCGGGTCAGCGTGCTCAACCAGACGCCGTCGGCCTTCGCCCAGCTGATGGAGGCGGACCGGCACGGCGCCGAACCGCTCGCGGTGCGGCTGGTCGTGTTCGGCGGGGAGCCGCTGGACGCGCGGTCGCTGCGGGGCTGGCTGGACCGGTACCCCGAGGAGCGGTGCCGCCTGGTCAACATGTTCGGCATCACCGAGACCACCGTCCATGTCACCGCCCAGACCGTCACCGGGCGCGAGGTCGCCGCCGGTTCCCGGTCGGTGGGACCGGCCCTGCCCGGCTGGTACCTCTACGTCCTGGACGGACAGGGGCGCCCGGTGCCCGTCGGGGTGCCCGGGGAGATCTACGTCGGCGGCGAGGGCGTGGCCCTGGAGTACCTCGGGCGGCCGGAGCTGACGGCCGAGCGGTTCCTGGCCGACCCGTTCGCGGGCGGGCGGATGTACCGCAGCGGTGACCGGGGCCGGTTGCTGCCCGACGGGCGGCTGGAGCATCTGGGGCGGCTGGACTCGCAGGTGAAGGTGCGTGGCTTCCGCATCGAGCTGGACGAGATCCGCAACGTGCTGCTCGACGATCCGCGGGTCACCGCCGCCGCCGTGGTCATCGGCGGGGACGCCGCCGAGGACGCGGCGGGCGTCCGGATCGACGCCTACGTCGTGCTCGACGGCGGCACGGACACCGCCGCCGTACGGGAACGGGCCGCCGGGGTGCTGCCCTCGTACATGGTGCCCACGACCGTCACCGCGCTGTCCGCGCTGCCGCTCACCGCCAACGGCAAGCTCGACGCCCGGCGGCTGCCGGAGCCCGCGCCGCCCGTGGCCGCGCCCGCCCCGGCCGGTGCCGGGCACGACGAGACCACGCTCGCCGGTCGGCTGGCCGCCGTGTGGGAGTCCGTGCTGGGCGTGCCGGTCGGCGGGGACGACAACTTCTTCGCGCTCGGCGGGAACTCGCTGCACGCCATGCGGGTGGCGGCGGCGATGCGGGAGCGGGGCATGCCCGCGCTGCCGATCCGCGAGCTGTACCTGAAGCCGACGGTCAACGCGCTCGCCGCGGTTCTGGAGGGCGTCGATGAGTGA
- a CDS encoding thioesterase II family protein — MEPTHLICLPFGGAGASFFKDWQQSAPDGLTVLPVQLPGREERFIEPAHTAAGPAVDEAFSWVLDRIGGSGRVALFGHSLGAVLAYELAHRLASVDGVHLVRLIVSGSPAPWNGRTERATGLDDEGFLEQLRRFTGYVHPALEAPEMRELLLPTLRADVQLHEDYRPSTEKPLAAPITALRGRDDTLVDAARLAGWAEATTAGLDTVEVDGGHMYLAHDQEPLLRQILTALA, encoded by the coding sequence ATGGAGCCGACCCATCTGATCTGCCTGCCCTTCGGCGGTGCCGGTGCCTCCTTCTTCAAGGACTGGCAGCAGAGCGCCCCCGACGGACTGACCGTGCTGCCGGTCCAGCTGCCCGGCCGCGAGGAGCGTTTCATCGAGCCCGCCCACACCGCGGCCGGGCCCGCCGTCGACGAGGCCTTCTCCTGGGTGCTGGACCGGATCGGCGGCAGCGGACGCGTCGCCCTCTTCGGGCACAGCCTCGGCGCGGTGCTCGCCTACGAACTGGCCCACCGGCTGGCCTCCGTGGACGGCGTGCACCTGGTCCGGCTGATCGTCAGCGGCTCGCCCGCGCCCTGGAACGGCCGTACCGAGCGGGCCACCGGACTGGACGACGAGGGCTTCCTGGAGCAGCTGCGCCGCTTCACCGGCTATGTCCACCCGGCCCTCGAAGCGCCCGAGATGCGTGAGCTGCTGCTGCCCACGCTGCGGGCCGACGTGCAGCTGCACGAGGACTACCGGCCCTCCACCGAGAAGCCGCTGGCGGCGCCGATCACCGCGCTGCGCGGGCGGGACGACACGCTCGTGGACGCGGCCCGGCTCGCCGGCTGGGCCGAGGCGACCACGGCCGGTCTGGACACCGTCGAGGTCGACGGCGGGCACATGTACCTGGCCCACGACCAGGAGCCGCTGCTGCGCCAGATCCTGACCGCGCTCGCCTGA
- a CDS encoding thioesterase II family protein, which produces MTEGPWIRDLCPPPRQPVGRVVVFPHSGAGPSTLRPLARLFATRHEVLGLTLPGRETRFTEDPECAPPDVVAAVRRELGARAPLPTVFLGHSLGGSVALAVALAEPRLCAALVISAQLPGGSRAEHPGEWSDAELGRIVAEGGGTPDEVLADPQWREHVFRVLRADLSLGTRFAELCRDRVPEVPVTVLGGAADRLVPAARLDAWRTRVAPDARIEILPGGHFYLLDPENTDTVAGHVLAALDDARATAAS; this is translated from the coding sequence ATGACCGAGGGGCCGTGGATCAGAGACCTGTGCCCGCCGCCCCGGCAGCCTGTCGGCAGGGTCGTCGTCTTCCCGCACTCCGGGGCGGGACCGAGCACGCTGCGACCGCTGGCGAGGCTCTTCGCGACCCGCCATGAGGTACTCGGGCTCACCCTGCCCGGGCGCGAGACCCGTTTCACCGAGGACCCCGAGTGCGCACCGCCGGACGTGGTGGCCGCCGTACGGCGGGAGCTGGGCGCCCGCGCGCCGCTGCCGACCGTGTTCCTCGGGCACAGCCTCGGCGGATCGGTCGCGCTCGCCGTGGCGCTGGCCGAACCGCGCCTGTGCGCGGCGCTGGTGATCAGCGCGCAGCTGCCGGGCGGGTCCCGGGCCGAGCATCCCGGTGAGTGGAGCGACGCCGAGCTGGGCCGGATCGTGGCCGAGGGCGGCGGTACGCCCGACGAGGTGCTGGCGGATCCCCAGTGGCGCGAGCATGTCTTCCGGGTGCTGCGCGCCGACCTGAGCCTGGGGACCCGGTTCGCCGAACTGTGCCGCGACCGGGTGCCGGAGGTGCCGGTGACCGTGCTCGGCGGGGCCGCGGACCGGCTCGTACCGGCGGCACGCCTGGACGCCTGGCGCACCCGGGTGGCGCCGGACGCCCGGATCGAGATCCTGCCGGGCGGGCACTTCTATCTGCTCGACCCGGAGAACACCGACACCGTGGCGGGACACGTCCTCGCCGCCCTCGACGACGCCCGCGCGACCGCCGCCTCCTGA
- a CDS encoding D-2-hydroxyacid dehydrogenase family protein, with the protein MPLRCAVLDDFQQVATGLVDWSPIAEDVEVVSFGFHFADEDALAAALAEFDIVVTLRERVPFPAALFARLPRLRLLIASGMRNSVIDYGAAEAHGVTVCGTASSSTPPVELTWALLLGLARGLVEESTALRTGGPWQSTVGADLHGRRLGLLGLGKIGGKVARVGLAFGMRVSAWSQNLTGERADEVGVEKAASKDDLLATSDFVSVHLALGERTRGLLGAPELALLKPTAYLVNTSRAAIVDQDALLAALHSGRIAGAAVDVFDTEPLPADHPMRTAPRLLATPHLGYVSEANYRAYYGQAVENIRAYLAGSPLRRLP; encoded by the coding sequence GTGCCGCTGCGCTGTGCCGTGCTCGACGACTTCCAGCAGGTCGCGACCGGGCTCGTCGACTGGTCGCCGATCGCCGAGGACGTCGAGGTGGTCTCCTTCGGCTTCCACTTCGCCGACGAGGACGCCCTCGCCGCGGCGCTCGCCGAGTTCGACATCGTGGTCACCCTGCGCGAGCGGGTCCCCTTCCCCGCCGCCCTGTTCGCCAGGCTGCCCCGGCTGCGTCTGCTCATCGCCTCCGGCATGCGCAACAGCGTCATCGACTACGGCGCCGCCGAGGCCCACGGCGTCACGGTCTGCGGTACGGCCAGCTCCTCGACCCCGCCGGTGGAACTGACCTGGGCGCTGCTGCTGGGCCTGGCCCGCGGCCTGGTCGAGGAGAGCACCGCGCTGCGCACCGGCGGCCCCTGGCAGTCGACCGTCGGCGCCGATCTGCACGGCCGCCGCCTGGGCCTGCTCGGCCTGGGAAAGATCGGCGGCAAAGTCGCCCGGGTCGGCCTCGCCTTCGGTATGCGCGTCAGCGCCTGGAGCCAGAACCTCACCGGGGAACGCGCGGACGAGGTGGGTGTCGAGAAGGCCGCGAGCAAGGATGACCTCCTCGCCACCAGCGACTTCGTCTCGGTCCACCTCGCCCTCGGCGAACGCACCCGCGGTCTGCTCGGCGCCCCCGAACTCGCCCTGCTCAAGCCCACCGCCTACCTGGTCAACACCTCCCGCGCGGCCATCGTCGACCAGGACGCCCTGCTCGCCGCCCTGCACTCGGGCCGCATCGCGGGCGCGGCCGTGGACGTCTTCGACACCGAGCCGCTCCCCGCCGACCACCCGATGCGCACGGCCCCCCGCCTCCTGGCCACCCCGCACCTCGGCTATGTCTCCGAGGCCAACTACCGCGCCTACTACGGCCAGGCGGTCGAGAACATCCGGGCCTACCTCGCGGGCTCGCCCCTGCGACGACTCCCCTGA
- a CDS encoding chaplin, producing MSRIAKAAAVAVGTSAMVVGGAGMALADAGADGTAAHSPGVASGNVIQVPVHVPVNLCGNTVNVIALLNPAFGNTCVNADDHKDKHGGGHGNGYGD from the coding sequence ATGTCTCGCATCGCGAAGGCAGCCGCTGTAGCCGTCGGCACCAGTGCCATGGTGGTCGGCGGGGCCGGAATGGCCCTGGCGGACGCGGGCGCAGACGGCACGGCCGCGCACTCGCCCGGCGTCGCCTCGGGCAACGTCATCCAGGTCCCGGTCCACGTCCCCGTCAACCTGTGCGGGAACACCGTCAACGTGATCGCCCTGCTGAACCCGGCCTTCGGCAACACCTGCGTCAACGCCGACGACCACAAGGACAAGCACGGCGGCGGCCACGGCAACGGCTACGGCGACTGA
- a CDS encoding tyrosinase family protein: MAYTRKDVSTLTRTERRRLVKAFLEVKRRGEYDEFVRTHIEYYVSDGEGGLRTAHMTPSFLPWHRQFLLDLERALRRVDSSVTLPYWDWTKDRTAGAVPWTADLLGGTGRTTDRQVMTGPFAYAEGNWTIRESVTDGRFLTRDLGRRRDPIALPTRSDLEWALSDPVYDAAPWDSTVRKGFRNKLEGWGAGRGPVAWRNHNRVHRWVGGDMVGGASVNDPVFWMHHAFIDLCWTRWQRRHRVHRYLPAKPPGAGNEQRGRIVARQEKLPPWDLTPDQLEDVSRIYRYA, translated from the coding sequence ATGGCGTACACGCGTAAGGACGTCAGCACGCTGACCCGCACCGAGCGGCGGCGGCTGGTGAAGGCGTTCCTAGAGGTCAAACGGCGGGGCGAGTACGACGAGTTCGTGCGGACGCACATCGAGTACTACGTCTCCGACGGCGAGGGCGGACTGCGTACGGCCCATATGACGCCCTCCTTCCTGCCCTGGCACCGGCAGTTCCTGCTGGATCTGGAGCGGGCGCTGCGCCGGGTGGACTCCTCGGTGACGCTGCCGTACTGGGACTGGACCAAGGACCGGACCGCCGGTGCCGTGCCCTGGACGGCGGATCTGCTCGGGGGCACCGGGCGGACCACCGACCGGCAGGTGATGACCGGGCCGTTCGCCTACGCGGAGGGCAACTGGACGATCAGGGAGAGCGTGACGGACGGGCGGTTCCTCACCCGGGACCTCGGACGGCGGCGCGATCCGATCGCGCTGCCGACCAGGAGCGATCTGGAGTGGGCGCTGTCGGATCCGGTCTACGACGCCGCGCCGTGGGACTCCACCGTCCGCAAGGGGTTCCGCAACAAGCTGGAGGGGTGGGGCGCGGGTCGTGGTCCGGTGGCCTGGCGCAACCACAACCGGGTGCACCGCTGGGTGGGCGGGGACATGGTCGGCGGCGCCTCCGTCAACGACCCGGTGTTCTGGATGCACCACGCCTTCATCGACCTGTGCTGGACGCGCTGGCAGCGGCGGCACCGGGTGCACCGCTATCTCCCCGCGAAGCCGCCCGGGGCCGGGAACGAGCAGCGGGGGCGGATCGTCGCCCGCCAGGAGAAGCTGCCGCCGTGGGACCTGACGCCGGACCAGCTGGAGGACGTCAGCCGGATCTACCGGTACGCGTGA
- a CDS encoding tyrosinase cofactor, which yields MVVGVGGMAVGTQPGTQRKARTGPVHGGRRDMLRGLLVAAGALVLAPVVAASRPGTVQGGDKPGELAFDETYRGRHLRGIRTSDGRDGAAQWHVTVDGVRLHLMRRADGSWLSMIDHYRSYATPLDAARGAVDELGPGVRLRDTGTDTGEQHGVHA from the coding sequence ATGGTCGTGGGCGTCGGTGGAATGGCCGTGGGGACGCAGCCGGGAACGCAGCGGAAGGCGAGAACCGGCCCGGTGCACGGCGGGCGCCGGGACATGCTGCGGGGGTTGCTGGTCGCGGCCGGGGCGCTGGTGCTGGCGCCGGTCGTCGCGGCCTCCCGGCCGGGCACGGTCCAGGGCGGGGACAAGCCCGGCGAGCTGGCCTTCGACGAGACCTATCGGGGCCGCCACCTCCGGGGCATCCGCACCTCGGACGGCCGCGACGGCGCCGCGCAGTGGCACGTCACCGTCGACGGCGTACGCCTGCATCTGATGCGTCGGGCCGACGGCTCCTGGCTGAGCATGATCGACCACTACCGCTCCTACGCCACCCCCCTGGACGCGGCCCGGGGTGCCGTCGACGAACTGGGGCCGGGGGTGCGGCTGCGGGACACCGGGACGGACACGGGGGAACAGCATGGCGTACACGCGTAA